Within the Halarsenatibacter silvermanii genome, the region GGTCCTATTTGTTCCAAGCCCAATAGAAAGCCTATTTTTCTTGGGAAATATCCAGACATACCCTCCTGGAATAAAACCTATATCTATTTCAATTCTATTATTTCTTTGATAATCTGTGTCATTTTTAAATAATTCCAGCTCTACAGCCATAATCATATTATTCTTTATATTTTCAGGATATAGATTTAGAATATTACCTGTTTTACTCCAGGCCCCATCTGCCCCTACCACTATCTTACCTTTATATGAATTTTCTTCTGTGAAGACTTCAACCATATTTTTTGAGATCTCAATATCAATTACTTTTTCCTTATCATAAAAATTTGCTCCTGCTTTACAGCTCTGTTTTAATAAAAAATCATCAAAATTTTTACGATTTACCAGTTTTATTCCCTGGCCCTGACAGCTAAAAGTATTGCACTCCTGTAAATTATAATTAAAAGTAAATTTGTTAATTGTATTTCTTACCACAGAATCCGGCAAATAAATTTTTTTGTTGTGCAATAATTCTAAAGTCTTTCCGGAAATTGCTCCTCCACAGGCTTTATATCTAGGCCAGGGTTCTTTTTCTAAAATTAATACTTCAATATCAGACTGCGCCAAATTGTATGCCAGCCAGATACCGGCCGGTCCACTTCCTATAATTATTACTTCAGAGTCCATTATTCTCACCACTTTTTTGTTTAGTGATTTGTCCATCCTGTTACACTTTTAGACCTAATTTTATCCTGCATTTTCTATACCCTTTTACAGGTCTGTCTGGAAGTTATTGTTTGCGACTTATTCTGCCAATTTTGAGATTTTCGTTTTAACTTATTGGCAATTTCAGGCTGGAAAATATCATCTGCTCCGGGATGAGTTGGCCTGGCTTCGGTAGTTGACACCATCTTCTGCAATTCTTCAGGTACATCGATAATGGGACAGGGCCGAAGCATATTATCGCTGAAAGGTATCCGTTTTTGATATTCTGTAAATAACGGATTTTTTAAGATTTCTTTCAGAGATTTGTTTTTAATATTGTCCACTGCAAAATGAACAAAAGCACAGGGTTCCACATCACCATTAGCATTAATGTGGAAATATCTATCTCCGCCCGCAATACAACCATTAGTAAGATGCCCATCATTCCAGAAATCAGCCAGAAAAATAGGATATCGCCAGCGCAGTTCGGAGCTTCTTTTCGCTAACTTTTTTCTTTGTTCAGCAGTCAACATTAGATCCAAATTTGGATCTTTTCCTATCGGAACATAGTGGAAAAGCCAGGTATATAATACCCCTCGATCTATCAGATCCTCAACGAATTTATCACTTTCCAGCAAAATATCACAATTATCTCTGGTCACCGTGATACTGCTGCCAAAAATTATCCCTCTTTCTTTGAGCAGTTTCATTGCTTTTTCAATTTTACCTGTGGTACCCTTACCCCGTCTTTGTTCAGTTTCACCCTCAAAACCTTCCAGACTTATACAGGGACTGATATTACCTGCCTTCAGGATTTTATCTGCCATATCTTCGTCAATCAAAGTTCCATTTGTATACATCATAAAAGCACAGTCATGGTGTTTCTCAAAAATATCAAATAAGTGGGGATAAACTGTAGGCTCTCCCCCTGAGAGAACAAAGAAGTGGATACCCAGTTCCTTTGCTTCTGTTATGATTCTATCAATTGTATCGAATTCTAAACTTTGAGAATTATCATATTTTCCCGCCCAGCAGCCTTCACAGTTTAAATTGCAGGCACTGGTAGGGTCCAATAAAATGGTGTAAGGAATATTGGCTCCAATTTCCTTTCCTTTTTCTTCCCGATAGGAGGTGCCCAGCAAAGTTTCCTGCACAATAAATAGATCAAGGAAATTTTCGCGGAAGGTTTGATCAAAATTTTCAAAACGTCTGGCATATTCAAAAATCACTGGTTTTTCTTCCAACAATTCTTCAAATTTTTCTAAAGCTTCAATATACATGTCATCTCTGGCTATTTTTTTAGCCCAATTGACCATTCTCGGCAGGTTATTTTCAGGATCTTCAAATCCATATTCCAAACCTTTTTGAACAAACTTTTCTACCGCTATTTTCTTGGCCAAACCAATTTTATTCAACATTACCTTCACCCCCCCTGAATATGAGGTGCATGGAACAAATTATGAGTTTTAAATACTCATATCCCCTGTTTTGCTAAGAAATTGCTCTGCTGCTGGTGATTTCTTTTGCCCACTCTTTGAAATTTTCCATCCTATTCTTTGTTTCAGAATATCCTTTTTCATAGAGATCTTTTATTTTTTGCCGGTCATTTTCTAATATATTGACCTTTACTTCATTTTGTGGCCTGAAAACAAAAACCCTATTATTTTCTTCCAGCTTTCTGACGAAATTTAAGCATTCA harbors:
- a CDS encoding NAD(P)/FAD-dependent oxidoreductase, which translates into the protein MDSEVIIIGSGPAGIWLAYNLAQSDIEVLILEKEPWPRYKACGGAISGKTLELLHNKKIYLPDSVVRNTINKFTFNYNLQECNTFSCQGQGIKLVNRKNFDDFLLKQSCKAGANFYDKEKVIDIEISKNMVEVFTEENSYKGKIVVGADGAWSKTGNILNLYPENIKNNMIMAVELELFKNDTDYQRNNRIEIDIGFIPGGYVWIFPKKNRLSIGLGTNRTGNINLTKQLFAYLRQKKISYSKDDIFYKGYPIPLAGNRLKNIKMAGNRFLLIGDAAYLADPLVGEGIYNACFSAEIAANTIIKFISGEKNSLLQYQKHIEDQLYFQLKSAAELANIFYKNSEIFKEFMSYDSELFKEFFDVIQGRSIYSELFGQIKSFPVFTPLSKK
- a CDS encoding radical SAM protein, translating into MLNKIGLAKKIAVEKFVQKGLEYGFEDPENNLPRMVNWAKKIARDDMYIEALEKFEELLEEKPVIFEYARRFENFDQTFRENFLDLFIVQETLLGTSYREEKGKEIGANIPYTILLDPTSACNLNCEGCWAGKYDNSQSLEFDTIDRIITEAKELGIHFFVLSGGEPTVYPHLFDIFEKHHDCAFMMYTNGTLIDEDMADKILKAGNISPCISLEGFEGETEQRRGKGTTGKIEKAMKLLKERGIIFGSSITVTRDNCDILLESDKFVEDLIDRGVLYTWLFHYVPIGKDPNLDLMLTAEQRKKLAKRSSELRWRYPIFLADFWNDGHLTNGCIAGGDRYFHINANGDVEPCAFVHFAVDNIKNKSLKEILKNPLFTEYQKRIPFSDNMLRPCPIIDVPEELQKMVSTTEARPTHPGADDIFQPEIANKLKRKSQNWQNKSQTITSRQTCKRV